The following are encoded together in the Ranitomeya imitator isolate aRanImi1 chromosome 4, aRanImi1.pri, whole genome shotgun sequence genome:
- the LOC138674175 gene encoding uncharacterized protein, protein MMDGVIGRISSLVTEVIFETNRLDIIVREKEAAAERRRMQRRRRRFWIHPINELRMTRGVQSTLYLELRCNPQKFYNYVRMRMEHFDFLVGKLEDVIQRQDTRMRLAITPAERLLVTLRFLATGESLTSLHFQFRLGISTIGGIVKDTCRVIWDTLQPEYIPQPTMEIWLRSSEQFERMCNFPNCVGAVDGKHIRIAKPAGTGSEYYNYKKYFSIVLMAIADANCRFLAVDIGAYGRSNDSQVFKNSAMGRCLYGDTYNFPPARPLPGTSEPAMPYVCVGDEAFRRTY, encoded by the exons atgatggatggtgtaattgggaggatttcgagtttggttactgaagttatatttgagacgaatcgcctggatatcatagtgcgggagaaggaggcggcagccgaaagacggaggatgcaacggagaaggcgacgattctggatacatccaatcaatgagctgcggatgaccaggggtgtccagtccactctctatctggagttgcggtgcaacccacagaaattctacaattatgtacggatgagaatggaacattttgattttttggttggaaaactagaggatgtcatccaaaggcaggacacaaggatgaggcttgccatcacaccggcggagcggctcctggtgacactgcg cttcctagctacgggtgagtctttgacttcactccatttccaattccggctggggatttccactattggcggaattgtgaaggacacatgtcgtgtgatttgggacactttacagccggagtatatcccacaaccaacaatggaaatctggctgagaagttccgaacaatttgagcgaatgtgtaattttccaaattgtgttggtgccgtggacggcaaacacattaggattgcaaaaccggcaggaacaggatccgagtactataactataaaaaatatttctcaattgtactcatggctattgctgacgccaactgccgattccttgctgtggacataggagcgtatggccggtccaacgactcccaagtgtttaaaaactctgcaatgggtcgctgcctgtatggagatacctacaatttcccgccagcaagaccgctcccaggaacaagtgaaccagccatgccatatgtgtgtgtaggtgatgaagcctttcgccgcacctactga